A region of Flocculibacter collagenilyticus DNA encodes the following proteins:
- the pspF gene encoding phage shock protein operon transcriptional activator produces MSRFRQQDNLLGQSNSFLEVLEQISQIAPLDKPVLIIGERGTGKELIAARLHYLSQRWDKNYVKLNCAALNENLLESELFGHESGAFTGAGKKHEGRFERADGGTLFLDELANTSGLIQEKLLRVIEYGEFERVGGNKTVRSDARLVCATNEDLPYLADIGEFRSDLLDRLAFDVITLPPLRERQDDILLLAEHFAINMARDLEWELFSGFSRKAKEVLLNYDWPGNIRELKNVVERSVYRSNNPHVPVHEIIVDPFDSKFRPTGRVKTQDRVQSNPSAASPSNVSGQQNNAVENHADASTNNNQSASLSRANLTSSFPIDLKQLSCDYEIELIQNALAHSQFNQKKTAENLNLTYHQLRGYLKKYNLLENDQKEEA; encoded by the coding sequence ATGAGTAGATTTCGCCAACAAGACAACTTACTTGGGCAGTCGAATAGTTTCTTAGAAGTATTAGAGCAAATATCTCAAATCGCTCCGTTGGATAAACCCGTTTTAATTATTGGTGAACGAGGTACTGGTAAAGAGTTAATTGCTGCTCGTCTTCATTATTTATCTCAACGTTGGGATAAGAACTACGTAAAACTCAACTGTGCTGCACTAAATGAGAACTTATTAGAGTCTGAGCTATTTGGTCATGAGTCTGGCGCATTTACCGGTGCAGGAAAAAAACACGAAGGCCGCTTTGAACGGGCTGACGGCGGCACATTATTTTTAGATGAATTAGCGAATACCTCCGGCCTTATTCAAGAAAAGTTATTGCGGGTCATTGAATATGGTGAATTTGAACGCGTAGGCGGAAACAAAACGGTTCGTTCAGATGCACGTTTAGTCTGTGCAACTAACGAAGATTTACCTTATTTAGCAGACATTGGCGAATTTCGTTCTGACTTACTTGATCGACTAGCATTTGACGTAATAACACTACCACCTCTGCGCGAGCGCCAAGATGATATATTGCTTTTAGCGGAACATTTTGCGATTAATATGGCTAGGGACTTAGAGTGGGAGTTATTTAGTGGCTTTAGTCGTAAAGCAAAAGAGGTGCTACTAAATTACGATTGGCCAGGTAATATTCGTGAATTAAAAAATGTGGTTGAGCGAAGTGTATATCGTAGTAATAACCCCCACGTTCCTGTACACGAAATTATTGTTGACCCCTTTGATTCTAAATTTAGGCCTACTGGCCGAGTAAAAACTCAAGATAGGGTTCAATCAAACCCGTCCGCCGCATCACCTTCTAATGTTAGCGGCCAGCAAAATAATGCTGTGGAAAATCACGCTGACGCGTCTACAAATAATAATCAATCTGCAAGTTTATCAAGAGCAAATTTAACTAGCAGTTTCCCTATCGATCTTAAACAGTTATCATGTGATTATGAAATTGAATTGATACAAAATGCACTGGCACACAGTCAATTTAACCAGAAAAAGACAGCTGAAAATTTAAATTTAACCTACCATCAATTACGTGGTTATCTTAAAAAATACAATTTGCTTGAAAATGACCAAAAAGAAGAGGCTTGA
- the pspA gene encoding phage shock protein PspA gives MGIFSRFTDIVNSNINSLLDKAEDPEKMVRLIIQEMEDTLVEVRSTSAKTIASKKELTRKITKLEQEAEDWQSKAELALSKDREDLARAALMEKQKAVDYASAVKEELAHIEEHIMKLQAETSQLQDKLSDAKARQKSILLRQQTVSSRLGVKKNLGSSKVEGALSRFESYERKIDNLEAQVESYDMGKKSLANEIAELEADESIENELEALKSKMNSKK, from the coding sequence ATGGGTATTTTTTCGCGTTTTACAGATATTGTAAATTCAAACATTAATTCGTTACTTGATAAGGCAGAAGACCCTGAGAAAATGGTCAGATTGATCATTCAAGAGATGGAAGACACGTTAGTTGAAGTGCGTTCTACGTCAGCAAAAACCATTGCAAGTAAAAAAGAATTAACAAGAAAAATCACAAAATTAGAGCAAGAAGCTGAAGATTGGCAAAGCAAAGCAGAGCTTGCATTATCGAAAGATAGAGAAGACTTGGCGCGTGCTGCATTAATGGAAAAACAAAAAGCGGTTGATTATGCTTCTGCAGTAAAAGAAGAATTAGCGCACATTGAAGAGCATATCATGAAGCTTCAAGCTGAAACGAGCCAGCTGCAAGACAAACTATCAGACGCTAAAGCTCGTCAAAAATCCATTCTACTAAGACAACAAACAGTGAGTAGTCGTCTTGGGGTGAAAAAGAATTTAGGCAGCAGTAAAGTAGAAGGTGCACTTTCACGCTTTGAAAGTTACGAAAGAAAGATTGACAATTTAGAAGCTCAGGTAGAATCTTATGATATGGGTAAAAAGTCGTTAGCAAATGAAATTGCTGAATTAGAGGCTGACGAGTCGATTGAAAATGAGCTTGAAGCGTTAAAAAGCAAAATGAACTCGAAAAAATAA
- the pspB gene encoding envelope stress response membrane protein PspB — MDSDIVMFLTLPIIIFMIFVAPIWLIMHYRSKKQLNQGLSETDYAKLNDLARKAEKMAERIKTLEAILDEESPQWRAKG; from the coding sequence ATGGATTCCGATATCGTAATGTTTCTAACACTGCCAATCATCATTTTTATGATATTTGTTGCACCAATTTGGTTGATTATGCACTACCGCAGTAAGAAACAATTAAACCAAGGCTTGTCAGAAACTGACTATGCAAAATTGAATGACTTGGCAAGAAAAGCTGAAAAAATGGCTGAAAGAATTAAAACATTAGAAGCTATTTTAGATGAAGAAAGCCCGCAATGGAGGGCAAAGGGATGA
- the pspC gene encoding envelope stress response membrane protein PspC: protein MSINKRKELYRDSEKGKIAGVCAGIAEYFGIEVWLVRIGAVTGLVFSSGFFFVAYIAAWFILDKKPDVMFSSNNTYSKASGYSATESMEKLKPVEVKEKVWQSGEPPRRALLDICRQFDGMESRLRTMEKYVTSPEYTVTREINKL from the coding sequence ATGAGCATAAATAAACGCAAAGAGCTTTATCGCGATAGTGAAAAAGGCAAAATTGCAGGTGTTTGTGCGGGTATTGCCGAATATTTCGGGATTGAAGTTTGGTTAGTACGCATTGGCGCAGTCACAGGCTTGGTATTTTCTAGCGGATTCTTTTTTGTTGCCTACATTGCGGCGTGGTTTATTTTAGATAAAAAGCCCGATGTGATGTTTTCATCTAACAACACGTATAGCAAAGCAAGTGGATATAGCGCTACAGAGAGCATGGAAAAACTTAAGCCCGTCGAGGTAAAAGAAAAGGTATGGCAGTCTGGCGAACCACCTAGAAGAGCATTGTTAGATATATGCCGTCAATTTGATGGTATGGAATCTAGATTACGCACAATGGAAAAATATGTTACGTCACCTGAGTACACAGTGACGCGAGAAATTAATAAGCTTTAA
- a CDS encoding YcjX family GTP-binding protein has protein sequence MELKTTKPAKLFKRAKAKAKKQLNKSLDRHIKLAVTGVSGSGKTAFITSLVNLLLNGTERDLPFFDVVGSERILGAKIVSQQHLHVPSFPFRKSMQALEGEPTSWPKPTDGISEINLEIRYKTEHPLKKHISEISKLHVQIVDYPGEWLIDLPMLEMDYFQWSKAMQNVFNSEPRKSLIKPFKQKLAALDLTQFTESDELHNEIEQLSKEYTSILLACKYEHGLHLIQPGRFVQPGDLKNAPLLNFFPWLGEEVNASTSPFITTLVKHFNAYKEQVIKPFYHNYFKHFNRQVVLVDCLSALAKGQSNYYDLQHALEEVLKNFNYGSNSVLRRLFSPSIDKILFAASKSDHITPEQHDNLILLLNDLLLESQRAIKFEGIETELISVAAIKATRYGTYRQNDQALPCLTGRKKEESNAITLYPGEIPPKRPSISQWKTGFKFEQFEPLSLDGSSVEHIRMDHALEYLLGDKLI, from the coding sequence ATGGAATTAAAAACAACAAAACCGGCTAAACTATTTAAACGCGCAAAAGCGAAAGCCAAAAAGCAACTTAATAAATCATTAGATCGTCATATAAAGCTGGCTGTAACTGGGGTTAGTGGCAGTGGTAAAACGGCTTTTATTACTTCCTTAGTCAATTTATTACTGAATGGCACTGAGCGCGACTTGCCATTTTTTGATGTGGTGGGCTCAGAGCGAATACTTGGGGCAAAAATTGTTTCTCAACAGCATTTACATGTGCCAAGTTTCCCATTCAGAAAATCAATGCAAGCATTGGAGGGAGAGCCAACAAGCTGGCCAAAACCCACCGATGGCATCAGTGAAATTAATCTTGAAATTCGATATAAAACTGAGCACCCATTAAAAAAGCATATTAGTGAAATAAGCAAATTACATGTTCAAATTGTAGATTATCCAGGCGAATGGTTAATCGACTTACCCATGCTGGAAATGGACTACTTCCAGTGGAGTAAAGCAATGCAGAACGTGTTTAACTCTGAACCTCGTAAATCACTCATTAAACCCTTCAAACAAAAGTTGGCAGCATTAGACTTAACACAATTTACTGAGTCGGATGAGCTTCACAACGAGATTGAGCAATTAAGTAAAGAATACACAAGCATTTTGCTTGCATGTAAATATGAGCATGGATTACACCTAATTCAACCAGGCCGATTTGTGCAACCTGGCGACTTAAAAAACGCACCACTATTGAATTTTTTTCCTTGGCTAGGGGAAGAGGTAAATGCGTCAACAAGCCCTTTTATTACAACGCTTGTTAAGCACTTTAACGCTTACAAAGAACAAGTGATTAAGCCGTTTTACCATAACTACTTTAAGCATTTTAATCGCCAAGTAGTGTTAGTAGATTGTCTAAGCGCATTAGCGAAAGGGCAAAGTAACTACTATGACTTACAACATGCATTAGAAGAAGTATTAAAAAACTTCAATTATGGCTCCAATTCAGTACTAAGACGCTTGTTTTCACCAAGTATTGATAAAATTTTATTTGCAGCAAGTAAGAGTGATCACATCACACCCGAACAACACGATAACCTTATACTTTTATTAAACGACTTATTGTTAGAGTCGCAGCGCGCAATCAAATTTGAAGGCATTGAAACAGAATTAATTTCAGTTGCTGCAATAAAGGCAACGCGGTACGGAACCTATCGCCAAAACGATCAAGCCCTGCCATGCCTTACTGGTCGCAAAAAAGAAGAGTCAAACGCAATTACGTTATATCCCGGAGAAATTCCGCCAAAACGGCCGTCAATATCACAGTGGAAAACAGGCTTTAAGTTTGAACAGTTTGAGCCTCTTTCACTAGACGGCAGCAGTGTAGAGCACATTAGAATGGATCACGCCTTGGAATATCTACTTGGAGATAAATTAATATGA
- a CDS encoding YcjF family protein produces MMEEKEGKLKQQVIINHLEEVDEKENALKKATVIDDALQFHEQIDAAVEEDVKESVGQPLPDKQSLIATQANTEAKSRSSDQKIKKTINSSWFKKLFITALVILIGWELINFFIEKWLHNPALGFIYLFIVGLLSLKVTHLCIKEYKNLRRLRAHNEFQKDAYRIINSKQRGQAESLCLALANNNPQLQGERLQEWQSRLKAEYNDKDVITLFSKTVLSPIDKAAYDKVVKYASDSAVMVALSPVAFIDMLAIVWRNLKMIEDITELYGIKLGYWGRIGLLKDIIKNMVFAGSSELLIELSSSTLTMDLASKISTRAAQGVGAGILTARLGLRCINKTRPIALEHKQQKKLHDMAILLFKKVKSVTSPKKD; encoded by the coding sequence ATGATGGAAGAGAAAGAAGGCAAGCTAAAGCAGCAAGTGATAATCAATCATCTCGAAGAAGTAGATGAAAAAGAAAACGCGCTTAAAAAGGCGACCGTGATTGATGATGCCTTGCAATTTCACGAGCAAATTGACGCAGCAGTGGAAGAAGATGTTAAGGAAAGCGTTGGACAACCACTGCCAGATAAGCAAAGTTTAATTGCGACACAGGCTAATACAGAGGCTAAGAGTCGTTCTTCTGATCAGAAAATTAAAAAAACGATAAATTCTAGTTGGTTTAAAAAGCTATTTATTACCGCACTGGTGATATTAATAGGATGGGAGTTAATCAATTTCTTTATCGAAAAGTGGCTACATAATCCTGCGTTAGGTTTTATTTACTTATTTATAGTTGGATTGTTATCACTAAAAGTAACGCACTTATGTATTAAAGAATACAAAAATTTACGCAGGCTACGTGCGCATAATGAGTTCCAAAAAGATGCATACAGAATAATAAATTCAAAGCAACGCGGTCAGGCTGAATCTCTTTGCCTAGCGCTTGCAAACAATAATCCCCAGCTACAAGGCGAACGCTTACAAGAATGGCAAAGTAGGTTAAAGGCTGAATATAACGATAAGGATGTTATTACATTATTTTCTAAAACGGTGTTAAGCCCCATCGACAAAGCAGCCTATGATAAAGTTGTTAAATATGCATCAGACTCTGCGGTTATGGTTGCATTAAGCCCAGTCGCGTTCATTGATATGTTGGCCATAGTGTGGCGAAACTTGAAAATGATAGAAGACATTACAGAGTTATATGGTATTAAGCTTGGTTATTGGGGGCGCATCGGCTTACTAAAAGATATTATCAAAAACATGGTATTTGCAGGCAGTTCAGAGTTATTAATTGAATTATCTTCTTCAACACTAACGATGGATTTAGCATCAAAGATTTCTACACGTGCAGCACAAGGTGTGGGAGCTGGCATTCTAACAGCACGGCTAGGTTTACGATGTATTAATAAAACAAGACCGATAGCACTTGAGCATAAGCAGCAGAAAAAGTTACACGACATGGCAATTTTATTATTCAAGAAAGTTAAGTCGGTAACGTCCCCCAAAAAAGATTAA
- the phhA gene encoding phenylalanine 4-monooxygenase has protein sequence MSKASKYVSRQSDESGFIEWSDEENQIWSELITRQLSCIQGKACDEFQNGLELLDLPTDRIPQLEEVNKVLRETTGWECAEVPALISFDKFFNLLANQKFPVATFIRSREEFDYLQEPDIFHEIFGHCAMLTHPDFAEFTHMYGKLGLAASKEDRVYLARLYWFTIEFGLMQTQNGLRIYGGGILSSPGETIYAIESDECERKPLDPIDVMRTPYRIDIMQPIYFMINDIKDLFDISHMDIMSLVEKAKALGLHEPKFPPKEKKAS, from the coding sequence ATGAGTAAAGCGAGTAAATACGTATCGAGACAGTCTGATGAGTCAGGCTTTATCGAGTGGTCGGATGAAGAAAATCAAATTTGGTCTGAATTAATCACTCGTCAACTATCGTGCATTCAGGGAAAAGCTTGTGACGAATTTCAAAATGGTTTAGAGCTACTGGATTTACCGACAGATAGGATCCCACAGCTCGAAGAAGTTAATAAAGTTTTACGCGAAACAACAGGCTGGGAGTGTGCGGAAGTCCCTGCATTGATCAGTTTTGATAAGTTTTTTAATTTGTTAGCGAATCAAAAGTTTCCTGTTGCAACGTTTATTCGTTCACGTGAAGAATTTGATTATCTTCAAGAACCAGATATCTTTCATGAAATCTTTGGGCATTGTGCAATGCTTACACATCCAGATTTTGCTGAATTTACTCACATGTATGGCAAACTCGGGCTTGCCGCCTCAAAAGAAGATCGTGTTTATTTGGCAAGATTATACTGGTTCACCATCGAGTTTGGCTTAATGCAAACGCAAAATGGTTTACGTATTTACGGCGGTGGCATACTCTCTTCACCAGGTGAAACCATTTATGCAATAGAGTCTGATGAGTGCGAACGCAAACCGCTTGATCCTATTGATGTAATGCGTACGCCATATCGCATTGATATTATGCAGCCAATATATTTTATGATTAATGATATTAAAGACTTATTTGATATTTCACATATGGATATAATGTCATTAGTTGAAAAAGCCAAAGCGCTTGGCTTACATGAACCCAAATTCCCACCTAAAGAAAAAAAAGCTAGTTAA
- a CDS encoding 4a-hydroxytetrahydrobiopterin dehydratase, whose translation MSELNQMKCEACRADAPKVSDEELAELMGQIPDWTPKAVDGVMQLEREYKFKNFKQALAFTNKVAEMAEEEFHHPGILTEWGKVTVTWWTHAIGGLHKNDFICAAKTDELLEN comes from the coding sequence ATGTCTGAATTAAACCAAATGAAATGTGAAGCATGTCGTGCTGATGCGCCAAAAGTTTCTGATGAAGAATTAGCAGAGTTAATGGGGCAAATCCCTGATTGGACACCTAAAGCCGTTGATGGCGTAATGCAGTTAGAGCGTGAATATAAGTTTAAAAACTTTAAACAAGCACTTGCTTTTACGAACAAAGTTGCAGAAATGGCAGAAGAAGAATTCCACCATCCAGGTATTTTAACTGAATGGGGTAAAGTGACGGTAACTTGGTGGACCCATGCTATCGGTGGCTTACACAAAAATGATTTTATCTGTGCGGCTAAAACAGATGAGTTGCTAGAAAATTAA
- a CDS encoding MerR family transcriptional regulator, with amino-acid sequence MRIGELTRKTGMAPATIRFYDAKGWLPKKKSSTRGGNEFKQAALERLQLIKSCQCLGFTQEEIPKLLDKEVKWDHHSIMLRLKEKYTELSETVERLEARKELIADIIETLDENWAKGVHMTSGELEKILSTE; translated from the coding sequence ATGAGGATTGGAGAGCTTACTCGTAAAACAGGTATGGCACCTGCCACGATTCGTTTTTATGATGCAAAAGGATGGTTACCCAAAAAGAAATCATCAACTCGTGGTGGAAATGAATTTAAACAGGCCGCATTAGAGCGATTACAATTGATTAAAAGCTGTCAGTGTCTTGGCTTCACTCAAGAAGAGATCCCTAAATTGCTCGACAAAGAAGTGAAGTGGGATCATCATTCCATCATGCTTAGGTTGAAAGAAAAATATACGGAATTATCCGAAACGGTAGAGCGGCTAGAAGCGCGAAAAGAGCTAATTGCCGATATTATAGAAACACTCGATGAAAATTGGGCTAAAGGCGTTCATATGACGAGTGGTGAACTAGAGAAAATTCTATCAACGGAGTGA
- the deoC gene encoding deoxyribose-phosphate aldolase: MINEQEQKAEANAASVADAAKVFQLVDLTRLEEHDDESNVIALVRKSKKNGICCAGVCVYPEFIKTAKNTLKEIDNSVSTVVTVVNFPDGKQALTEVIQQTKTAIADGADEIDLVLPYHLIQENKQAEAQTFVEAIKAECGNVLLKVIIESGELATAQLIDEASSVCVQAGADFVKTSTGKVPVNATLEAANVILTQIQQSEKTVGFKAAGGVRDLEGAIEYIALAESIMGAGWVKPSTFRIGASGLVDQLVF; the protein is encoded by the coding sequence ATGATTAATGAACAAGAGCAAAAAGCAGAGGCTAATGCTGCCTCAGTAGCTGATGCAGCGAAAGTGTTTCAGTTAGTAGATTTAACAAGGCTTGAAGAGCATGACGATGAAAGCAATGTTATTGCTTTAGTAAGAAAGTCTAAAAAAAATGGTATTTGTTGTGCAGGCGTGTGTGTTTATCCTGAATTCATTAAAACTGCAAAAAACACCTTAAAAGAAATCGATAACAGTGTCTCTACAGTTGTTACCGTTGTGAATTTTCCAGATGGTAAACAAGCGTTGACAGAAGTTATTCAGCAAACAAAAACTGCAATAGCAGACGGTGCTGATGAAATCGATTTAGTATTGCCATACCACCTAATTCAAGAAAATAAGCAAGCAGAAGCACAAACATTTGTTGAGGCGATTAAGGCAGAGTGCGGTAATGTGCTGCTTAAAGTCATTATTGAAAGTGGTGAATTGGCCACTGCTCAACTTATCGATGAAGCGTCTAGTGTATGTGTTCAAGCTGGGGCTGACTTTGTTAAAACCTCTACGGGTAAGGTGCCTGTTAACGCGACACTTGAGGCTGCAAATGTGATTTTAACTCAAATTCAACAGTCAGAAAAAACCGTGGGCTTTAAAGCAGCTGGTGGTGTTCGCGACCTTGAAGGGGCAATAGAATATATAGCATTAGCAGAATCCATTATGGGAGCTGGCTGGGTAAAACCAAGTACCTTTAGAATTGGTGCTAGCGGTTTAGTTGATCAGTTAGTATTTTAA
- a CDS encoding TIGR02285 family protein, whose translation MKPPTSINMLGLFIFFFITFFQYAQADEKQLTLVKTNLSEGSHADLNWYVFHWPPLMILEGDDKGEGIIDSTLQILIDGLPQYKHKIVRLPVARAFHETKNGANGCFPALLKIPEREDFILYSQYSVMYKSIQAITRKNTAFKHTFTDNISLSDTLTNTKLVLGVQYKRSYGDKIDQLIYQFRDSGQVVFRAGDSKMDLFSMLAKKRIDIVLGFPYEALYAEQVLKSKPKLRSFNITETDKFVYGSVGCSKTSWGKEVITQVNKLLDKEKNKSYYRESLGKWLLNSDKDADYWQHYETVFLKN comes from the coding sequence ATGAAGCCACCTACTTCGATAAATATGCTCGGTCTTTTTATTTTCTTTTTTATTACTTTTTTTCAATATGCGCAAGCAGATGAGAAACAGTTGACGTTAGTAAAAACCAATCTATCTGAAGGTAGTCACGCTGATTTAAACTGGTATGTTTTTCATTGGCCCCCTTTAATGATTTTAGAAGGTGATGATAAGGGGGAAGGGATCATTGATAGCACACTGCAAATACTGATAGACGGCCTTCCGCAATATAAACATAAAATTGTGCGCTTGCCGGTTGCTCGTGCATTTCATGAAACGAAGAATGGCGCAAACGGCTGTTTCCCTGCATTGCTAAAAATTCCCGAACGAGAAGACTTTATTTTATATAGCCAATATAGTGTTATGTATAAATCTATTCAGGCTATAACCCGCAAGAATACGGCATTCAAACACACTTTTACCGATAATATTTCGCTCAGTGATACATTAACAAATACCAAATTAGTACTTGGGGTGCAGTATAAGCGTTCATACGGAGATAAGATTGACCAACTTATTTATCAATTTCGTGACTCTGGACAAGTGGTTTTCCGCGCAGGGGATAGCAAAATGGATTTGTTTTCGATGCTAGCTAAGAAGCGAATAGATATTGTTTTAGGCTTTCCTTATGAAGCGTTATATGCAGAACAAGTGCTTAAAAGTAAACCTAAGCTAAGAAGCTTTAATATTACTGAAACGGATAAATTTGTATACGGTTCTGTAGGGTGTAGCAAAACATCCTGGGGGAAAGAAGTTATCACTCAAGTTAATAAATTACTGGATAAAGAAAAAAATAAATCGTACTACCGAGAATCCTTAGGCAAGTGGTTGCTGAATTCTGATAAAGATGCAGATTATTGGCAACATTATGAGACTGTGTTTCTAAAAAACTAA
- the ribA gene encoding GTP cyclohydrolase II, producing MSSIRARVEIPVGKNQDQIAEFVSFHGLNDDKEHVALVFNQADKQKKAPLVRIHSECLTGDIFHSARCDCGKQLNEAIDSMSKAGGILLYLRQEGRGIGLYNKLDAYKLQDKGYDTYAANRELGFEDDMRDFSVAAQMLLALGITRINLMTNNPEKLAAMKRHNIEVDEHVETGVYANKHNEQYLKAKIEVGNHAIELSQAVSDILDEAS from the coding sequence ATGTCGAGTATCCGCGCCCGTGTAGAAATTCCAGTCGGGAAAAATCAAGATCAAATTGCTGAATTTGTTAGCTTTCATGGCCTTAATGATGATAAGGAACATGTTGCATTGGTATTTAATCAAGCAGACAAACAGAAGAAAGCGCCGTTAGTGCGAATTCATTCAGAATGCTTGACCGGAGACATTTTTCATTCAGCTCGCTGTGACTGCGGTAAGCAGCTTAATGAAGCAATAGACTCAATGAGTAAAGCGGGTGGTATCTTATTATATCTTCGCCAAGAAGGTAGAGGCATAGGGTTATACAACAAGTTAGATGCCTATAAGTTACAAGACAAAGGCTATGACACCTACGCTGCTAATCGTGAACTGGGTTTTGAAGACGATATGCGTGATTTTAGTGTAGCAGCGCAAATGTTACTGGCACTGGGCATCACACGCATTAATCTAATGACCAATAATCCTGAAAAGCTTGCTGCGATGAAGCGCCATAATATTGAGGTTGATGAACATGTTGAAACTGGCGTGTACGCCAATAAACATAATGAACAATACCTCAAAGCAAAGATCGAAGTGGGCAATCATGCTATCGAGCTTTCACAAGCAGTATCCGATATTTTAGACGAAGCTAGCTAA
- a CDS encoding methyl-accepting chemotaxis protein, translated as MNRRNSHIINEEVTFSEGQELVSTTDTRGVITYANDIFCEIAGFERDELIGKNHNIVRHPDMPSAAFADLWEKAKAGKPWRGAVKNRCKDGRYYWVDAFVTPIYERNSIVGYQSVRTKLDHSIKQRAEKVYKQLNSNESITPWYANSALKHATYITANALIIGACFLTPLAALALPFLPFVIYKKELVDSKSYLNDLASKYDSPSRLVYSHSATLDIPDFHLKMNEGKVKTIIGRIIDSCTVLHSGSNNLSKAAQAAKEGVQKEAAELQQVSTAVEEMVASIAEVAQNTINTSQKVTEAHGDCETATEAMNMTMKKVNSLADDVSKSASSATELASEAEKIGEVMQEIQGIADQTNLLALNAAIEAARAGEHGRGFSVVADEVRALSSRTHGATEQIQVSISEIQSTLLSWSKTMQIGKESAEQCVADTKSTQSIVNKVYQSITDIADLATQISTASEQQNLVSQEISQNIMNINDASQENLTQAERVEEEAELIRVRTEALAGLGKTFGG; from the coding sequence ATGAATAGACGGAATAGCCACATCATCAATGAAGAAGTCACATTTTCTGAAGGTCAGGAATTAGTATCAACAACCGATACACGTGGTGTGATTACTTATGCTAATGATATTTTTTGTGAGATAGCGGGATTTGAACGTGATGAATTGATTGGTAAAAACCATAATATCGTTCGCCATCCCGATATGCCCTCTGCTGCATTTGCAGATCTTTGGGAAAAAGCTAAAGCAGGTAAACCTTGGCGCGGGGCTGTAAAAAACCGCTGTAAAGACGGTAGATACTATTGGGTTGATGCTTTTGTCACTCCTATATACGAAAGAAATTCAATCGTAGGCTATCAATCTGTTCGTACCAAATTAGATCACAGCATTAAACAACGTGCTGAAAAAGTGTATAAGCAACTGAATAGTAACGAAAGTATTACGCCTTGGTATGCCAATAGTGCGTTAAAACACGCTACATATATTACTGCTAATGCATTAATTATTGGCGCTTGCTTTTTAACGCCACTTGCTGCACTTGCACTGCCGTTTTTGCCTTTTGTGATCTATAAGAAAGAACTCGTCGACTCTAAAAGCTACCTTAATGACTTAGCAAGCAAATATGACAGCCCCTCCCGCTTGGTATACTCCCACAGTGCAACATTAGATATCCCTGACTTTCACTTAAAAATGAATGAAGGCAAAGTGAAAACCATTATTGGCCGAATTATAGATAGTTGCACCGTTCTTCATTCAGGCTCTAACAATTTATCAAAAGCTGCACAAGCAGCGAAAGAAGGCGTTCAAAAAGAAGCCGCCGAATTACAACAAGTATCAACAGCTGTAGAAGAAATGGTCGCATCTATTGCAGAAGTTGCACAAAACACAATAAACACGTCGCAAAAGGTTACCGAGGCACATGGTGATTGTGAAACGGCTACTGAAGCGATGAATATGACAATGAAAAAAGTAAACTCGCTTGCTGATGACGTTTCGAAGTCTGCAAGCTCTGCAACAGAGCTCGCTTCTGAAGCAGAGAAAATTGGTGAAGTTATGCAAGAGATACAAGGCATTGCCGATCAAACTAATTTACTTGCACTAAATGCCGCAATTGAAGCGGCTCGAGCAGGCGAGCACGGCAGAGGTTTCTCAGTTGTTGCAGACGAAGTACGTGCGCTTTCTAGTCGAACACACGGAGCAACTGAGCAAATTCAAGTATCCATTTCTGAAATTCAGAGCACATTACTCTCTTGGTCAAAAACCATGCAAATTGGCAAAGAATCCGCTGAGCAGTGTGTAGCAGACACTAAAAGTACGCAGTCTATCGTTAATAAGGTTTATCAATCGATTACCGACATTGCCGATCTAGCGACGCAAATATCCACCGCTTCGGAACAGCAAAACTTAGTGTCACAAGAAATTAGCCAGAACATCATGAATATAAATGATGCTTCGCAAGAAAACCTCACTCAAGCTGAGCGAGTTGAAGAAGAAGCTGAATTGATTAGAGTAAGAACAGAAGCTCTGGCCGGCCTAGGAAAAACATTTGGAGGCTAA